The Paeniglutamicibacter sulfureus genome includes a region encoding these proteins:
- a CDS encoding sirohydrochlorin chelatase, producing the protein MIGPAGGPGPRRLHIVACAHGTDNPDGRRLINGLRGDLADELALQGIDAVVHEAYVDVQEPRLEAVLAALPPGEDAIVAPLLLSEGFHSRVDIADAAAARPHTGVSAPVGPDPRLAAVLARRLAEAGHQPGDAVVLAAAGTRIEAGQRQAARMAELLAAELGHPVAVAFGSAATPSVTEAVGAARAAGAPRVGVASFLLAPGFFHDRLAEAGADYVSTALLPGVTIAKCVAGRLAEAISAGPAHTE; encoded by the coding sequence GTGATCGGCCCCGCCGGCGGCCCCGGGCCGCGGCGGCTGCACATCGTGGCTTGTGCCCACGGCACCGACAACCCCGACGGGCGTCGGCTCATTAACGGCCTGCGCGGGGACTTGGCCGACGAGCTCGCGCTCCAGGGCATCGACGCTGTCGTCCACGAGGCCTACGTCGACGTGCAGGAACCCCGGCTCGAGGCGGTCCTGGCCGCACTGCCGCCCGGCGAGGACGCCATCGTGGCGCCCCTGCTGCTCTCCGAGGGCTTCCACAGCCGCGTTGACATCGCCGATGCGGCGGCCGCGCGCCCGCACACGGGCGTGAGCGCGCCGGTGGGCCCCGACCCGCGCCTGGCCGCGGTGCTGGCCCGCCGGCTGGCCGAGGCCGGGCACCAACCCGGGGACGCCGTGGTGCTTGCCGCGGCGGGCACCCGCATCGAGGCAGGACAGCGGCAGGCGGCGCGGATGGCGGAGCTGCTGGCCGCCGAACTGGGCCACCCGGTGGCCGTCGCCTTCGGCTCCGCCGCCACGCCGTCGGTGACCGAGGCGGTGGGCGCGGCACGGGCCGCGGGGGCGCCGCGGGTGGGCGTCGCCTCCTTCCTGCTGGCCCCCGGGTTCTTCCACGACCGACTGGCCGAAGCCGGCGCCGACTATGTGTCAACGGCGTTGCTCCCGGGCGTCACAATCGCGAAATGTGTCGCCGGAAGACTCGCTGAAGCCATCTCAGCGGGACCCGCCCACACCGAATAG
- a CDS encoding ABC transporter ATP-binding protein has product MSIVIENLSKDYGAAPVLSSITTTIADGEFVAILGASGCGKSTLLNVIAGLEPPSAGSVSVPAGGAAFMFQDAALLPWLTARANIELALELRGVPRAERRERAGELLRLVHLGDAGAKRPHELSGGMRQRASLARALGQDRPVLLMDEPFAALDAITRDLLHEELERIWRAHRRTVVFVTHNVREAVRLGQRVLLLSSRPGRVAAEWEIPEHVRTDPAEQAALTRDITQRLREEIRHHAH; this is encoded by the coding sequence ATGAGCATCGTCATCGAGAACCTGTCCAAGGACTACGGCGCGGCCCCCGTGCTCTCCTCGATCACCACCACGATCGCCGACGGGGAGTTCGTGGCGATCCTCGGTGCCTCGGGGTGTGGGAAGTCCACGCTGCTGAACGTCATCGCCGGGCTTGAACCGCCCTCCGCCGGCTCCGTGAGCGTCCCGGCGGGAGGCGCGGCGTTCATGTTCCAGGACGCTGCCCTGCTGCCCTGGCTCACTGCCCGGGCCAACATCGAACTCGCCCTGGAGCTGCGCGGGGTGCCGCGCGCCGAGCGCCGGGAACGCGCGGGGGAGCTGCTGAGGCTGGTCCACCTGGGCGATGCCGGGGCCAAGCGCCCGCACGAGCTCTCCGGGGGCATGCGCCAGCGCGCCTCGCTGGCCCGCGCGCTGGGGCAGGACCGCCCGGTGCTGCTGATGGACGAACCGTTCGCCGCGCTCGATGCAATCACCCGGGACCTTTTGCACGAGGAACTTGAGCGGATCTGGCGCGCCCACCGGCGCACCGTGGTGTTCGTGACCCACAACGTGCGCGAGGCCGTGCGGCTGGGCCAGCGGGTCCTGCTGCTCTCCTCGCGGCCCGGACGGGTCGCCGCCGAGTGGGAGATCCCCGAGCACGTCCGCACCGATCCGGCCGAGCAGGCCGCCCTGACCCGCGACATCACGCAGAGGCTACGCGAGGAGATCCGCCACCATGCCCACTAG
- a CDS encoding SDR family oxidoreductase, with protein sequence MSSQNQVTQHAAVVTGASSGIGEATVRALAAAGWKVFAVARRAERLAALAEETGAVPVPADVTNDAQVAGLLAAVEAGGGIDTLINIAGGARGADYLAEAKNEDWDFMLQTNVMGTMKVTRAFLPMLRAHGEGTVLNLTSTAGMVSYEGGSGYNAAKAAQRALTQALRLEEVEHNVRVIEVLPGLVHTEEFALRRMGGDRELAQKPYAGVAKPLLAEDIADIVAYAVNAPHHVNLDEIVVRPVAQAAAHKLIRGQA encoded by the coding sequence ATGTCATCACAGAATCAAGTCACCCAACATGCAGCCGTCGTCACCGGGGCCTCCAGCGGGATCGGCGAGGCAACCGTCCGCGCCCTAGCTGCCGCCGGATGGAAGGTGTTCGCCGTGGCCCGCCGCGCGGAGCGGCTTGCGGCGCTCGCCGAGGAAACCGGCGCGGTGCCCGTTCCCGCCGACGTGACCAACGACGCCCAGGTCGCCGGCCTGCTGGCAGCCGTGGAGGCCGGCGGCGGCATTGACACGCTGATCAACATCGCCGGCGGCGCCCGCGGCGCCGACTACCTGGCCGAGGCGAAGAACGAGGACTGGGACTTCATGCTCCAGACCAATGTCATGGGCACCATGAAGGTCACCCGCGCGTTCCTGCCGATGCTCCGCGCCCACGGCGAGGGCACCGTGCTCAACCTGACCTCGACCGCCGGAATGGTCAGTTACGAGGGCGGCTCCGGCTACAACGCCGCCAAGGCCGCCCAGCGCGCGCTGACCCAGGCGCTGCGCCTGGAGGAAGTCGAGCACAACGTGCGCGTCATCGAGGTGCTGCCGGGCCTGGTGCACACCGAGGAGTTCGCGTTGCGCCGGATGGGCGGGGACCGCGAGCTGGCCCAAAAGCCCTACGCCGGGGTGGCCAAGCCGTTGCTGGCGGAGGACATCGCCGACATCGTCGCCTATGCCGTCAACGCCCCGCACCATGTGAACCTCGACGAGATCGTCGTCCGCCCGGTGGCGCAGGCAGCAGCCCACAAGCTGATCCGCGGCCAGGCGTGA
- a CDS encoding ABC transporter substrate-binding protein yields MENIRYTAAGPHRGPGRRALLAGGTGLLGLLVLGAAATTTVPRPGAAGSVPAGPAGALRLGFFANLTHAPALVGTAMGFFAAELEGSGTQLATSVFGAGPAAVEALNAGAIDAAYLGPNPAIAAFAASGGQGVRVLAGAAAGGAQLVVRASLANAAALRGTTLATPQLGGTQDVALRTWLATQGLETDLAGGDVGITPTANAQTLELFRAGKIDGAWLPEPWASRLVLEAGAKVLVDEAELWDGADTGAPGLFPTTVLAVSPDFATRHPDTVDALLRGHLAALDWINTARETDVLATLNARIAETAGAALAPAVIKRALGKLSFTADPLEGAYPRLLGNAVAAGLAEPASLDGLIDTTPLARARAATSTGTEAGA; encoded by the coding sequence ATGGAGAACATCCGGTACACCGCCGCCGGTCCGCACCGCGGGCCAGGACGGCGGGCGCTGCTCGCCGGCGGCACCGGGCTGCTGGGCCTGCTGGTGCTCGGGGCGGCGGCCACCACCACGGTGCCGCGGCCAGGGGCGGCCGGCAGCGTTCCCGCGGGGCCGGCCGGCGCCCTGCGGCTGGGGTTCTTCGCCAACCTGACGCACGCGCCGGCGCTGGTGGGCACCGCCATGGGGTTCTTCGCCGCCGAGCTCGAGGGATCCGGAACGCAGCTGGCCACCAGCGTGTTCGGGGCCGGTCCGGCGGCCGTCGAGGCGCTGAATGCCGGGGCCATCGACGCCGCCTACCTGGGGCCGAACCCCGCCATCGCCGCCTTCGCCGCCAGCGGCGGGCAGGGGGTGCGCGTGCTGGCCGGGGCCGCAGCCGGAGGCGCACAACTGGTGGTCCGCGCATCGCTGGCCAACGCCGCGGCGCTGCGCGGCACGACCCTGGCCACCCCGCAGCTGGGAGGCACCCAGGACGTCGCGCTGCGGACCTGGCTCGCCACCCAGGGACTGGAAACCGACCTGGCCGGCGGGGACGTGGGTATCACCCCGACGGCCAACGCCCAGACCCTCGAACTGTTCCGCGCCGGAAAGATCGACGGGGCGTGGCTGCCCGAACCCTGGGCCTCCCGGCTGGTGCTGGAGGCCGGGGCGAAGGTGCTCGTCGACGAGGCCGAACTGTGGGACGGTGCCGACACCGGGGCCCCCGGACTGTTCCCCACCACGGTGCTCGCGGTGTCCCCGGACTTCGCAACCCGCCACCCGGACACCGTCGACGCGTTGCTGCGCGGCCACCTGGCCGCCCTTGACTGGATCAACACCGCCAGGGAAACCGACGTGCTGGCCACCTTGAACGCCCGGATCGCCGAGACCGCCGGCGCCGCTTTGGCTCCCGCCGTGATCAAGCGCGCGCTGGGAAAACTCAGCTTCACCGCCGACCCGCTGGAAGGGGCCTACCCGCGCCTGCTGGGCAACGCTGTCGCAGCGGGCCTCGCCGAACCGGCGTCCCTGGACGGGCTCATCGACACCACCCCCCTGGCGCGGGCACGTGCCGCAACATCGACCGGGACGGAGGCGGGTGCATGA
- a CDS encoding DUF488 domain-containing protein, giving the protein MGNFRLLRAYEPADGGYRVLVDRLWPRGLGKERAALDDWAKDAAPSTGLRVAFSRKAERFTEFTDHYRHELEAGAAAEGAHRLLGIAREHEDVVLLYAARDTVHNHAVVLLDFLREAQQGTVDVPGDGA; this is encoded by the coding sequence ATGGGTAACTTTCGATTGTTGCGCGCCTACGAACCCGCCGACGGCGGCTACCGGGTTCTGGTGGACAGGCTCTGGCCCCGCGGGTTGGGCAAGGAGCGGGCGGCGCTCGATGACTGGGCCAAGGACGCGGCACCCTCAACCGGGCTACGCGTCGCCTTCAGCCGCAAGGCCGAGCGGTTCACCGAGTTCACCGACCACTACCGCCACGAGTTGGAGGCCGGGGCCGCCGCCGAGGGTGCCCACCGCCTGCTGGGGATCGCCCGCGAGCACGAGGACGTGGTGCTGCTCTACGCCGCCCGCGACACCGTGCACAACCACGCGGTGGTGCTCCTGGACTTCCTGCGCGAGGCCCAACAGGGGACCGTGGACGTCCCGGGCGACGGGGCCTGA
- a CDS encoding sulfate adenylyltransferase subunit 1: MSTTNLDTSTLDTAALDTLAPALGRRGLFRFATAGSVDDGKSTLVGRLLHDAKAVLADTLEALARTSAETGFGGGDGTLDLALLTDGLRAEREQGITIDVAYRYFSTGERSFVLADCPGHVQYTRNTVTGASTADAAIVLIDARKGVLEQTRRHLGVIGLLRVPNVVVAVNKIDLIGYDGQRFADIAADVARVAAGLGLRPPHTLPVSALVGDNVVERSAHTGWYTGPTLLGLLETLPTRDEADTAAEAFRFPVQLVLRPQGALAPGLDAAAFRDYRAYAGAIAAGSIAVGDPVTIATPGQPRRETTVIGIDAAGRDLASATAPASVALRLKDELDIARGDTIAAAGTLPDSSADLFAELCWLAPAPLRPGATVLIKHGTATVRAKVTAIEGRLDLEDFGLLPADGLELNDIGSVVLRLAAELPTEPYVRHHRTGAFLVIDPQDGNTLAAGLVGERPAAG; this comes from the coding sequence ATGAGCACCACCAACCTGGACACCAGCACCCTGGACACCGCCGCTTTGGACACCCTCGCACCGGCACTTGGCCGGCGCGGGCTCTTCCGCTTCGCCACGGCAGGATCCGTCGACGACGGCAAGTCGACGCTCGTTGGCCGGCTGCTGCACGACGCCAAGGCGGTGCTCGCCGACACCCTCGAGGCACTGGCCCGCACCTCCGCGGAGACCGGCTTCGGCGGAGGGGACGGCACCCTGGACCTGGCCCTGCTCACCGACGGGCTGCGCGCCGAACGCGAACAGGGCATCACCATCGACGTGGCCTACCGCTACTTCAGCACCGGGGAGCGCTCCTTCGTGCTGGCCGACTGCCCCGGACACGTGCAGTACACCCGCAACACCGTCACCGGGGCCTCCACCGCCGACGCCGCGATCGTGCTCATCGACGCCCGCAAGGGAGTGCTCGAACAGACCCGCCGGCACCTGGGCGTCATCGGCCTGCTGCGCGTGCCCAACGTGGTCGTCGCGGTGAACAAGATCGACTTGATCGGATACGACGGCCAGCGCTTCGCCGACATCGCCGCCGACGTGGCGCGGGTCGCCGCCGGGCTCGGCCTGCGCCCCCCGCACACCCTGCCGGTCTCCGCGCTGGTCGGGGACAATGTGGTGGAACGCTCGGCGCACACCGGCTGGTACACCGGGCCCACGCTGCTGGGGCTGCTCGAAACCCTGCCCACGCGCGACGAGGCGGACACCGCTGCCGAGGCCTTCCGCTTCCCGGTCCAGCTGGTGCTCCGGCCGCAGGGCGCGCTGGCCCCGGGGCTGGATGCCGCCGCCTTCCGCGACTACCGCGCCTACGCCGGGGCGATCGCCGCCGGCTCCATCGCCGTGGGGGACCCGGTCACCATCGCCACCCCGGGGCAGCCTCGCCGGGAAACGACCGTCATCGGAATCGACGCCGCCGGACGGGACTTGGCCTCCGCCACCGCACCGGCCTCGGTGGCGCTGCGGCTGAAAGATGAGCTGGACATCGCCCGCGGAGACACCATCGCCGCTGCCGGGACCCTGCCGGACTCCTCGGCGGACCTGTTCGCCGAGCTGTGCTGGCTCGCGCCCGCACCGCTGCGCCCCGGCGCCACGGTGCTCATCAAGCACGGGACCGCGACGGTCCGCGCGAAGGTCACCGCCATCGAGGGACGGCTTGACCTGGAGGACTTCGGGCTCCTTCCCGCCGACGGGCTGGAACTGAACGACATCGGCTCCGTCGTGTTGCGGCTGGCTGCCGAACTGCCCACTGAGCCCTACGTGCGACACCACCGCACCGGGGCGTTCCTGGTCATCGACCCGCAGGACGGCAACACGCTCGCCGCCGGGCTCGTGGGCGAACGCCCCGCCGCCGGCTAA
- a CDS encoding ABC transporter permease, protein MPTSITSATAIARERAAARAAEPAPPEDIDGSDGPGGSDGPGGPDSLGEIEAGLDRLQDSAATSRPTVGRILLPLGTLAGLLGLWQLAAWFGSPRADLFPGPLDVLGTAASLAADGRLVEAVFTSLQRGVLGFLLALAIGTPLGLLLSASSTLRRGLGPLVSGLQVLPSVAWVPAAIIWFGLTDATVFFVVLMGATPSIVNGFLSGVDTVPPQYRRLGTVLGAGRTQQLLRIVLPAALPGYVAGLKQGWAFSWRSLMAAEIIAVGGSIGFGLGSLLQQGRDLSQMAVVVAAILAILAVGIAVELLVFAPLERSLLRRRGLAPGAGR, encoded by the coding sequence ATGCCCACTAGCATCACTTCCGCCACGGCCATCGCCCGCGAACGCGCCGCGGCGCGCGCCGCGGAACCGGCACCGCCCGAGGACATCGACGGTAGCGACGGCCCGGGCGGTAGCGACGGCCCGGGAGGCCCCGACAGCCTCGGCGAAATCGAGGCCGGCTTGGACAGGTTGCAGGACTCCGCCGCCACCTCGCGGCCCACCGTCGGCCGGATCCTGCTGCCCCTGGGCACCCTCGCCGGCCTGCTGGGCCTGTGGCAGCTGGCCGCTTGGTTCGGCTCCCCGCGCGCCGACCTCTTCCCCGGCCCGCTCGATGTGCTGGGCACCGCCGCGTCCCTGGCCGCCGACGGACGGCTGGTCGAGGCGGTGTTCACCTCGCTGCAGCGCGGGGTGCTCGGCTTCCTGCTGGCCCTGGCCATCGGGACGCCACTGGGGCTGCTGCTCTCGGCCTCCTCGACCTTGCGCCGCGGCCTGGGCCCGCTGGTCTCCGGCCTGCAGGTGCTGCCCAGTGTGGCCTGGGTGCCCGCCGCCATCATCTGGTTCGGGCTCACCGACGCCACTGTCTTCTTTGTGGTGCTGATGGGCGCCACGCCCTCGATCGTCAACGGGTTCCTCTCGGGCGTCGATACGGTCCCGCCGCAATACCGCCGGCTGGGCACCGTGCTGGGGGCCGGCCGCACCCAACAGCTGCTGCGGATCGTGCTGCCGGCTGCCCTGCCCGGCTACGTGGCGGGACTCAAGCAGGGCTGGGCGTTTTCCTGGCGTTCGCTGATGGCCGCCGAGATCATCGCCGTCGGCGGGTCCATCGGCTTCGGCCTGGGCTCGCTGCTGCAACAGGGTCGCGACCTGTCGCAGATGGCCGTGGTCGTCGCCGCGATCCTGGCGATCCTGGCCGTCGGCATCGCCGTCGAGCTGCTGGTCTTCGCCCCGCTGGAGCGCAGCCTGCTGCGCCGCCGGGGACTGGCCCCCGGAGCAGGACGATGA
- a CDS encoding phosphoadenylyl-sulfate reductase: MSTETHTVDQLAADRALAESGAAELGFDASATDVIAWVKRNFDTAEVAVACSMADAVLPSVVAEALPGVDVLFLETGYHFAETHATRNEVAASLDVRIIDVLPVRTVEEQDAEHGPRLHERDPAACCRMRKMEPLARTLAGYRLWFTGVRRDEAPTRTNTPLVTWDEAHGLIKVNPLAGWSFDELISHATANSVPVNLLLSNGYPSIGCAPCTRPVAEGEDPRAGRWAGVAKTECGIHR; this comes from the coding sequence ATGAGCACCGAGACCCACACCGTGGACCAACTCGCCGCCGACCGTGCCCTTGCCGAGTCAGGCGCCGCCGAACTGGGCTTCGACGCCTCGGCCACCGACGTCATCGCCTGGGTCAAGCGGAACTTCGACACCGCAGAGGTCGCCGTCGCCTGCTCCATGGCCGATGCCGTGCTGCCGTCGGTCGTCGCAGAGGCGCTGCCAGGTGTCGACGTGCTCTTCCTGGAGACGGGCTACCACTTCGCCGAAACCCACGCCACGCGCAACGAGGTTGCAGCTTCGCTGGACGTGCGGATCATCGACGTGCTCCCGGTGCGCACAGTGGAAGAGCAGGACGCCGAGCACGGGCCCCGGCTGCACGAGCGCGACCCTGCCGCCTGCTGCCGGATGCGCAAGATGGAGCCGCTGGCCAGGACCCTGGCCGGCTACCGGCTCTGGTTCACCGGGGTCCGGCGCGACGAGGCACCCACCCGCACCAACACGCCGTTGGTCACCTGGGACGAGGCCCACGGGCTGATCAAGGTCAACCCGCTGGCCGGATGGAGCTTCGACGAGCTGATTTCCCACGCCACGGCCAACAGCGTGCCGGTGAACCTGCTGCTGTCCAACGGCTACCCGTCGATCGGATGCGCCCCCTGCACCCGGCCGGTGGCCGAGGGCGAGGACCCGCGCGCCGGCCGGTGGGCAGGGGTCGCCAAGACCGAATGCGGCATCCACCGGTGA
- the cysD gene encoding sulfate adenylyltransferase subunit CysD, producing the protein MSTTAPTAAPERPRTATATAPEIDVLDALEAESIHILREVAAEFERPAMLFSGGKDSVVMLHLATKAFWPGAVPFPVLHVDTGHNFEEVIAFRDSTVEQLGLRLVVASVQDYIDDGRLTERADGTRNPLQTTPLLDAIAANRFDVLFGGGRRDEDKARAKERILSLRDEFGQWDPRNQRPELWNLYNGRHTPGAHVRAFPISNWTELDIWRYIERENIALPPLYYAHEREVFEHSGMWRAVGEFSRPGDDVAVTRRTVRYRTVGDMSCTGAVLSEAFTTAEVIAEVATTTITERGATRADDRISEAAMEDRKKDGYF; encoded by the coding sequence ATGAGCACCACCGCGCCCACCGCAGCCCCCGAGCGACCACGCACCGCCACCGCCACCGCGCCCGAGATCGACGTGCTCGACGCCCTTGAGGCTGAATCCATCCACATCCTGCGCGAGGTCGCCGCCGAGTTCGAGCGTCCCGCGATGCTCTTTTCCGGGGGCAAGGACTCCGTGGTGATGCTGCACCTGGCCACCAAGGCCTTCTGGCCAGGGGCCGTCCCGTTCCCGGTGCTGCACGTGGACACCGGACACAACTTCGAGGAGGTCATCGCGTTCCGCGACAGCACCGTGGAGCAGCTGGGCCTGCGCCTGGTGGTCGCCAGCGTGCAGGACTACATCGACGACGGGCGGCTCACCGAACGTGCCGACGGAACCCGCAACCCGCTGCAAACCACGCCGCTGCTGGACGCCATAGCCGCCAACCGCTTCGACGTGCTCTTCGGCGGCGGGCGCCGCGACGAGGACAAGGCCCGGGCCAAGGAACGCATCCTGTCGCTGCGCGACGAGTTCGGCCAGTGGGACCCGCGCAACCAGCGCCCCGAGCTGTGGAACCTGTACAACGGGCGCCACACCCCGGGTGCGCACGTGCGGGCCTTCCCGATCAGCAACTGGACCGAACTGGACATCTGGCGCTACATCGAACGCGAGAACATCGCGTTGCCGCCGCTCTACTACGCCCACGAGCGCGAGGTCTTCGAGCACTCGGGCATGTGGCGGGCCGTCGGGGAATTCAGCCGGCCGGGCGACGACGTGGCCGTGACGCGGCGCACCGTGCGCTACCGCACCGTGGGGGACATGTCCTGCACCGGGGCGGTGCTCTCCGAGGCGTTCACCACCGCGGAGGTCATCGCCGAAGTGGCCACCACCACCATCACCGAACGCGGCGCCACCCGCGCCGACGACCGCATCTCCGAGGCGGCCATGGAAGACCGCAAGAAGGACGGGTATTTCTAA
- a CDS encoding nitrite/sulfite reductase: MTQATDTQASTRPARPARPAAKPHGQWKIDGTTPLNANEAFKADDNGLNVRERIETVYARGGFDSIDATDLHGRFRWWGLYTQRKPGIDGGRTATLEPHELEDRYFMLRVRIDGGTLSTRQLRTIGEISRDFARDTADVTDRQNIQLHWIDVVDVPEIWRRLEAVGLDTTEACGDVPRVILGSPVAGIAKDEILDPTPVIREIRERFIGDPELANLPRKFKTAISGHPSQDVVHEINDISLIAVNHPEHGPGYDLWVGGGLSTNARLAERLGAFVRPEIAAEVWLGVVSIFRDYGYRRLRNKARLKFLMADWGPEKFRKVLEEEYLGYALPDGQAPDKPTTPGDHVGIHEQKDGRFFIGASPKAGRLSGTLLLELADLLERHGSARLRTTPHQKLLALDIPAESVRAAAAELDALGLATAPSIFRRSAIACTGIEFCKLAIVDTKDTTIAAVAELEERFAQKSAVRLPPSLSLHVNGCPNSCARIQTADIGLKGQLLPDGHGGQTPGFQVHLGGGLASTERGEAGLGRTVRGLKVTADQLPDYIERVLENYSAGSETGESFAAWSHRAADEDVE, encoded by the coding sequence ATGACACAGGCAACCGACACCCAGGCAAGCACCCGGCCCGCCCGGCCGGCCCGCCCGGCGGCCAAGCCGCACGGACAGTGGAAGATCGACGGCACCACGCCGCTGAACGCCAACGAGGCGTTCAAGGCGGACGACAACGGGCTGAACGTGCGCGAGCGCATCGAAACCGTGTATGCCCGGGGCGGGTTTGATTCCATCGACGCCACCGACTTGCACGGCCGCTTCCGCTGGTGGGGCCTCTACACCCAGCGCAAGCCGGGCATCGATGGCGGGCGCACCGCCACCCTGGAGCCGCACGAGCTCGAGGACCGCTACTTCATGCTCCGCGTCCGGATCGACGGCGGAACCCTTTCCACTCGGCAGCTGCGCACCATCGGGGAGATCTCCCGCGACTTCGCCCGCGACACCGCCGACGTGACCGATCGGCAGAACATCCAGCTGCACTGGATCGACGTCGTGGACGTCCCGGAGATCTGGCGGCGGTTGGAGGCCGTGGGCCTGGACACCACCGAGGCCTGCGGGGACGTGCCGCGGGTCATCCTCGGCTCCCCGGTGGCGGGGATCGCGAAGGACGAGATCCTGGACCCGACCCCGGTGATCCGCGAGATCCGCGAACGCTTCATCGGCGACCCCGAACTGGCCAACCTGCCGCGCAAGTTCAAGACCGCCATCTCCGGGCACCCGTCCCAGGACGTGGTGCACGAGATCAACGACATCTCCCTCATCGCGGTCAACCACCCCGAGCACGGGCCGGGATATGACCTGTGGGTCGGCGGAGGCCTGTCCACCAACGCCCGGCTGGCCGAGCGGCTCGGCGCGTTTGTGCGCCCCGAAATCGCGGCCGAGGTGTGGCTGGGCGTGGTCTCGATCTTCCGCGACTACGGCTACCGGCGGCTGCGCAACAAGGCGCGGCTGAAGTTCCTGATGGCCGACTGGGGACCGGAAAAGTTCCGCAAGGTGCTCGAGGAGGAATACCTCGGCTACGCGCTGCCCGACGGGCAGGCACCGGACAAGCCGACCACCCCGGGGGACCACGTGGGCATCCACGAGCAGAAGGACGGGCGCTTCTTCATCGGCGCGAGTCCCAAGGCCGGCCGGCTCTCCGGGACGCTGCTGCTGGAATTGGCGGACCTGCTGGAGCGCCACGGTTCGGCGCGGCTGCGCACCACCCCGCACCAGAAGCTGCTCGCTCTGGACATCCCCGCCGAATCGGTGAGGGCCGCAGCCGCTGAACTCGATGCGCTGGGCCTGGCCACGGCGCCGAGCATCTTCCGCCGCTCCGCGATCGCCTGCACCGGCATCGAATTCTGCAAGCTGGCGATCGTTGACACCAAGGACACCACCATCGCCGCGGTCGCCGAACTCGAGGAGCGTTTCGCGCAGAAGTCGGCCGTGCGGCTGCCGCCTTCGCTGAGCCTGCACGTGAACGGCTGCCCCAACTCCTGCGCCCGCATCCAGACCGCCGACATCGGCCTCAAGGGCCAGCTGCTTCCCGACGGGCACGGCGGGCAGACCCCGGGCTTCCAGGTCCACCTGGGCGGGGGACTGGCCTCCACCGAACGCGGAGAGGCCGGCCTGGGACGCACCGTGCGCGGGCTCAAGGTCACCGCCGATCAGCTGCCCGACTACATCGAGCGGGTGCTGGAAAATTATTCGGCCGGCTCCGAGACGGGCGAATCCTTCGCGGCGTGGTCGCACCGTGCCGCGGACGAGGACGTCGAATGA